The genomic segment ATTTACGCTCGCGGCTGATGTGGGGTTCGACTTTTCAAGTACACAGTTTGTCCGATGAAGATAAAGTTCGCGCTCTGCGCGTGCGAGCCCGCGAACGCGGCTTAGAGCTAAACGAAGAAGTGGCAACGTTTATCGTGCAGCGTGTCCCCCGCGATATGAACCAGCTTTTTTGTTATCTCCATCGCTTGGACCACGCCTCGCTCGCCGAGCAGCGCAAACTCACCATTCCCTTTGTGAAAAAAGTGTTGGGCTTGTAACACCGTTTTTAACCGGTGTTTACAGGCCCCAGCTTTTTCTGCGGTTGTCACCCGCCTTTCAGCAATCGCTTTATTTTCCCTTCCAGCTTTTTCGGTTTGGTAATCGGGGCATAGCGTCGCTGCGGCGCGCCGTCGCGAGCCACCAGGAACTTTGTAAAGTTCCACTTAATGTCGTTACCCATTAGCCCCGGGCAGGCTTCTTTTATGTAAGCAAAAATGGGGTGGGCGTCAGGGCCGTTAACATCGATTTTCTCGGTGATTAAAAAGTCCACGCCGTAATTGACTAAGCAGCCGTTTTTAATCTCGTCGGCCTCGCCTGGCTCTTGTTCGCCAAACTGATTGCAGGGAAAACCGATTACCACCAAACCGTCGTCTTTGTATTTTTCATGCAGTTCTTGTAGCCCTTGGTACTGCGGGGTAAAACCGCATTTGCTGGCGGTATTGACCAGCAGCAGGACTTTGCCGTCGAACTGAGAAAAGTCGATGGGTTCGCGCTGTAAGCTATTAATGGAAAACGAATGAATTTTGGCCATGGCGATACTCCTTGGAGAAGGTTGCCATCTTATCTTTTAAACCAAGGCGCGAGCAAAGCCCCGGCATTGCGCCGGGGCGGGTCTTTTTAGAGGGGATTTACATCCGAGGTGGATACGTCGCAACTGGCGCTGTTCCAGTATTCGCCGTATTTGCTTGAAGAGCTGCCTTTTTCTACCCCCTGATACTCCTCACAGACCTTGGGGTCGCCCGATGAATAGTCGCGGATACGCAGGTTGCGAATCACCGCGCGGTCACCATAGTTGCGGTTTACCCCGACAATGGAGCCGATTTCAGAATCGATGTTAACGTCGTAAACGTACACATTGCGTGGCCCGCCGTTGTTGGTACAGTTGCCGCAGGAGCGCCAAAGTTTGCCGTGCTCGCCAAAGGTGGTGAAGCCGCCGGAGATAAACGTAGTACTGTTTTTGGAGTTGTGTTGGAAGACTTTATCCGGACTGCCACCATAGCCGCCGCTGGAGTTGTAAGCCCAGCCGCCGACAATGGTCATGGTACCGTTTTCGGCTTTGTTGGTGGCCGCGTCTTCACACACGTCTTCCCACACGACGTCTGTCAGGGTGCAGTGGCCAGCTTCACAGTGAATGCCGTCGGCGCCGCCGTTAGCCGCCAGGCGCACATTACGCACCGATGAATTGTGCAGGTTTAACACTGGATCTTGGCTTTCACTGTCGCCATTGCAGCTCAGGCCAATGGTTTTGCCGCCGCAGTCAACAAAACGGTGGGTGAGGGTGGCACCGGCGTAGCATTCGCTGCTGTCGCCCACGCGCTGGAAGGTCCACAGCTGGCCATCGCCGCCCCAGTAGCTGAACAGACGCACATCGGCGCCGGCAAACATATTCATTTCCCACACATCCAGCGATTTACCACTGAATTTTGAAGTGATAGAAAAATATCCGCCGCCGTGGTCATCGATAAACCAGCGCTGGTTGTCGCCACCTAAATAGTCCCACTGGCGCAGCTCGGCGCCGTCGTTGGCGTTCCATTCCCATAAATCCAGAGACTTACCATTGTGGGCCGCGCGGATCGAGTAGCTGCCGTCGCTGAGTTGTTGAATATCAAATTGCTGGTTGGCACCACCCATCGCAAACCACTGCATCACATTGGCGCCATTGTCGTTACTGAAGTTTTCGACATCCAGGGCGTTGCCGTTGAGTTTGGAAATAATCACATAGCGGCCCGAGGGTGGACCGGCGAGGGTGGAGGCGCTCAGGCAAAGGAGCGCTATCAGGCTAAGTATCATCTTTATCATGGAAGAACCTCATTGTTATCTGTTATTGAATGAGCCGGCATGCGCCGGGCGCCAAACTGTTGCTGGCGCACCGTGCATAGTAAGAATGTTTTTCATTTATTTGTATGATTAAACTATATTAATACTTAATTTGCGCAAGGCTGGATATTACCTTTTGGTTGTAGCGTGCCGGGCACTTTGGCGTAGGCCCAGAGATGGAGCGAGGTGGCAGTGATGGCGTTGTTAGCCGGCATTTGTAAACAGCATCAACTTTTATTCACAAATTTTGATCTTGGTCACAGGGGGCTTAAGCAGCCATGGGGCGGGCGCTGGCGTGCATTTCGGTTACATTATTTAAGGATCGCCTGTCTAATGGTTGTCTTATGGGCTGTCCAAGGGCCGTAAACCGTACTATTCTTGCGCTCTTTATAAATCACAATAACCGGAGAAATTATGAGAGTGCGTACCACACTTAAACGTTTTGCCATGCCTTTGGTGGTCGTTCTGGCACTTGCGCTTACTTCACTGGCCGTGTCGGCCCACGATTCTCACAAGCACGATGACGAGCGGATATTTGAAGGCGTTTCGGTGCAGCTTTGGTCGGTAAAAGACGATGTCAGCAACGATGTAAAAGGCACTTTAAAGCAGCTTGCCGACTGGGGCTTTGACGGTGTAGAGCTGGCAGGCAATCTGGGTGAATTCGGTAAAGATGCCGAGGCCTTTAAAGCGTATGTCGATTCTCTGGGGCTGGAGATTTCCGGCGCTCATGTGGGTTTTGACCAGCTCACCGACGAAAAATTTGACGCGACTGTCGCCTTCTATAAAACCCTCGGGGTCGAGTGGCTGATCGTACCGGCCGATGGCCGCGCCTGGAACAACGACGGTATTAAGGAAATCGTTGCCGACTTAAATGCCATGGCCAAGCGCCTTGCTTCCCACGACATGAAAATCGGTTATCACAATCACCAGGACGAATTTAACGCCTATGGTGATACCACCTACTGGGAATATATGGCCGATAACACCAGCGCTGATGTAATTCTACAGCTGGATATTAGCTGGGCGTACTTTGCAGGGGTGGATTCAGCCGCGTTGATTAAAAAGTACGGCGACCGAGTTCGCGCTGCACATATTAAGGCGCAAATGACCACCTCGGCGGACGTGATGCCCGAGATTAACAAGGCTAACCCCGGCAGCTGGGGCGAGAAAATGGGCCTGGTGTTCGCTGAACTGAATAAGGCGACCGCCGCCGACAACGGCGTAAACTCCATTGTGGGGCAGGACCTGGTGGACTGGGCCGCTATTATCGAGGCCTTTAAACAAACTCCAAAATCTACCTGGCTGGTGGTTGAACAGGAAGTGTACCCCGAGGGCATGACGCCCATGGAAGCGGTAAAAGCCTCTAAAGACGGCCTTATGGAAATTTTATAAGAGCACTGAGTTCGCGGGTGATAGAGGCGCCAGCTTCTCGTCACCCGCCACCCGTTCCACCTCCCCCCATGCTTCAAAAACCCGTATAATACGCGGCCTAACTTTCCCTTCGCACAATTCGAGTTAAGCCGTGACTGATTCTTCAAGCGCAAACCTGGTTCAACAACTGCAAACTTTGGTAGGCACTTCTTATGTGCTGACCGACGCCGCTAAAAAGCAGCCTTACTGTAAGGGCTTTCGCTTTGGCGCCGGTGAGGCGTTAGCTGTGGTGCGACCGGCAACCTTATTGGAAATTTGGCAGGTGTTAAAAGCCTGTGTTGCGGCCGATGTTGCGGTGATTATGCAGGCGGCCAATACCGGTCTGACCGGCGGCTCTACTCCCGATGGCAAAGACTATGACCGGCCGTTGGTGATTATCAGCACTATGCGTATTGATGACATTCAGCTGTTGGATCAAGGGAAGCAAATTGTCGCCTTAGCAGGCAGCACCTTGTTTGGTCTTGAGGACAAGCTGGCGCCCTATGGTCGCGAGCCCCACTCAGTGATTGGCTCCTCGTGTATAGGCGCATCCATCGTGGGCGGTATTTGTAACAATTCCGGCGGTGCACTGGTTAAACGTGGTCCGGCCTATACCGAGCTTGCTCTTTACGCGCAGATTGGTCATGACGGCGAATTAAAGCTGGTCAACAACCTTGGCTTGGCGCTCGGCGATACTCCTGAAGAAGTTCTCACCAACCTGCAACAGCAAAATTATAATCCCGGCGATGTAGCGGTTTCGACCAAACGCGCTTCGGACAACGAATACGAAGAGCGTGTGCGCGATATCGACGCCGATACCCCCTCGCGTTTTAACAACGACGCCCGTCGCTTGCACGAGGCCTCTGGCTGTGCTGGTAAGCTTGCGGTATTTGCCGTGCGATTGGATACCTTTCCCATCGCCAAAAAGCGGCAGGTGTTTTACGTGGGCACCAACGATCCGCAAGTGTTTACGCAAATGCGCCGGGATATTCTCAGCTTTAAAAACCTGCCCGATTCCGGCGAATACATGAATCGTACCTGCTATGACGTGAGCAAAAAGTACGGCAAAGATACTTTTGTGGTCATCGATAATCTGGGCGCTAAGTTTATTCCCAAATTGTTCTCGCTAAAGCGCAGTGTGGATCGCATTGCTGGTAAGTTTTCATTTTTACCTAGCAAACTGTCTGACCATATTATGCAGTGGATGAGCTACTTGTGGCCCAATCATTTGCCGCAAAAGATGGAAGACTTTCGCGAGAAGTACGAACACCACTGGATTTTGGAAATGAGCAACGACGGCGTTGATGAAGCGCGCGCTTACTTGCAAACGTTTTTCCAAAACCACGAAGGCGATTATTTTGAGTGCACCGAGAAAGAGGGCGAAAAAGCGATTTTACATCGGTTTGCCGCTGGCGGTGCGATTGGCCGTTACCACACAGTAAAAAACAAACAGTTTGGTTCTATCATGACCATCGATGTAGCCCTGCGCCGCAACGAACGTGATTGGTACGAGACTTTACCCCCCGAGATCGACAATCAAATTGCGGTAAAACTGTATTACGGGCACTTGTTCTGTCATGTGATGCACCAGAATTACATTCTCAAGCCTGGTACAGATGCTAAGGCTCTAAAACAGAAAATATTGGAATCCTTCGATGCACGTGGTGCGGAGTATCCCGCCGAGCATAACGTGGGGCATGAGTATATTGCCAAGGCGCCGCTTAAGGCTTTCTATCAAAAGCTGGACCCGAGTAACAGCTTTAACCCGGGTATCGGTAAAACCAGTAAGTTAAAGTATTGGGGCAAGCCTCGCGAAGCCGCCACGCAAGATTCATCGCCTTCCCAAGACTGACGAAATACACCGCTGTGCTCAGCGGCGCTTGATCCTGCACGTTTAAAACTGCCTGATACAGTTGTATCAGGCGGTTTTTTCTACCCGCTGTTTTGTGAGCAAACCATCTGCCACAGCAGAAAAAATTTCAAGCCGTAAGCCAAAGTTACACAGATGCGCCTGTATTCTTCTGCGGCCAGCGTAGTGGCGCTGCACTGTGCCTATCGATCGGCTGCATGACAGTATAACTGTAGGCTGGTATAAAAAATGAATGCGTAGATGGAGGCCCTGTGCCTGGCATCGATGAATTCACGTGTAAAAAGTAAGAGTAAAATCTGTAATGACGCTGGTAAATGCGCTAATTCTTGTCGCTGGTATTGCGTTGATAATTTTCACGCTCTTTGACGCTCTGGTAACAATCTTAAGTCTGCGCGGGGGCGGGCCGGCCACCACATTTCTATCTCGTAAATTGTGGCACGGCGCCTTGCTGATTCACAGATTCAAGTCTTGCCACCGTTTTTTGGCGGCAACCGGGCCATTACTGATGGTTGTTGTGGTAGTGGTGTGGTACGCGTCGCTCTATTTGGGTTGGTTTTTAGTGTTTTTTTCGGTACAGGGAAATGTCCTGGCCAGCCCCACCCTGACCGAAGCCAGTGGTCTTGAGAAACTCTACTTTACCGGGGTGACACTGAGTGGCTTAGGTTATGGCGACTTTACGCCCAGCTCTTTCCCCTGGACCATGGGCAGCACCCTGGCGGTATTTACCGCTACTTTATTAACCTCTTTAGGCCTGTCTTACATTATTGGCGTTGTGCCGGTGGCGTTGGAAAAGCGCCAAATGGCCCAGCAGATTAACGCTGTTATAGACAATTGGACGGCTGAGCCGGGCCAGTTTACGACACCCGAAGACGCCCAGTTTGTATGGCAGCATTTATTTTCCATTCAACTTAACGGTGCAAAATTTTCTACCAAGTACGGCGCCTACCCGGTGGTTGCTTACTTTCATGCCTCCGATAAGCACGCTGCTTTTCCTGTCGCCTACCTGAAAGCGGCCGACTTACTGTTTTATTTGGCCAATCATCCCGATGATCGTCTGCGGCCTTCACAAGCGGAAATAAAGTCATTAAAGCATTTAATGAACATGCATCTGGACAATCTCGATCCGGTATTGGATATCAGCGGCGATAATCCAGAGTTAGCGGCTTCGCGTTTTAACGTACCGGCTGCTCTTACGTCTATGGATGGCGATACTTTCTGCTGGCGTGATTACGCACCTTTGCGGCGCAGAATCGTCGCCGCCTGTGTCTACGACGGCTGGTAGTCGCCCATGCTTACTCGCCGTAGCTCAAGCGCTTAAAGCCGCGCCAGCCAAGGTAAAAGGCCGTGCTAATGTAAGGTACGCCACCCAACACCCACATTAATAAACCCGCGAGCTGTTGGTGCTCCAGCAGTCGATCACTGCCGTACCAGGAGCTTTGCGAGAAAGTCATTAAGGCGCCGAGAAACCCGGTATGCATCAAGGTCGCCAGCAGAGCCAAAAGCGCGGCGCCGGTGTTTTTCTGCTGGCTGCGCAACACGGCCCACCAGAACAATCCCGCGCTGAGCAAAAAGCAAAAGTGTTCAAAGGCATGCCACCAAAGATTGTCTAGGGCCAGGGTGTATAGCCTTGGAATATGCCAAACCCAAATGACGGCGCCGTGTATCGCCGCCGCGAGCAGCGGGTGCTGGGCGACAAACCCCAAAGGTTTCACAATCCACTGGGTTACGCTGGGAGACAGCGCTTGCCACTGTGCAATGGGGCGTGCCATTACCCACAAAGGCGCAATGACCACCATCATCAGCATATGCTGCACCATATGCGCCGCTTCGTTGGTTTCGGCCCAGTGGTCCAGGGGGCCAAACACTGTGGCGACGCAGATCAGACCACCTGCATTAAATAACCACCAGTCTCTGGTTGATGGGCGACGTTTTACGCAGCCGACTAAATAAATCAGCCAATAAACCAGCAGTACAACCGCGCTCAGAACAGTGGCGGTTTGCTCCGGTGAGGTGAACGGATTATGAGCCCAGCTAACTGCTGGCCACAAACTTAAAGTCGCTGCGCACAGTTTACGGTGATTATTTATAAACATGGCGCTAGTACCAATGCCGGTAAACCGGTGCCCAAAGTTGCTACCGCCGCGACGCAATACACGGCGACACTAACGTACAAAATAAACTCGTGGGGCGGCAGTGTTTCAGACTGGGGGCCGTGTTTTTTGGACTCTTGCTGTGGGTCCTGTTGCTGTGGCTGCTGTTGTTTGCGCCACTGTGCGCGCTGGTGCTTATGGTGTTGCAATACTTTCCAGCCGCGCCAGGCCTGGTACAGCAAGCCCAAAGTGACCAACAAGGTAATCAGAATGACCGATGCGTTTATCCAGGTTAATGCGCCTTTGTCGGCGCCAGGTGAAAAATGATTGCACGCCACCGACAATCCCCCGTACATAAATACAAAGTAAAGGCTCCAGATAATCAGGCCGAGAATTTTTTGCATAGGGTGAAAGGCAGGCAACATCAATCAAGGCTCCATAACGGTGGCAGAATGACCACCACAACGTAGGTAATCCAGAAAACCGCTGCGGTGTAAACCCACCATTTTTCTACCACTACCGGCTCGTAGGGGGCCATTTTTCCCACATAGCCTTTGCGTACACGCAGTGCCTGCAAAGCGCACAGCACCACGGCCAGGGTGCTGTGCAAAAACAGATATATCAACATTACAGTAATGATCGCATCGTGGGCGCTTTGCGTTGGCGCAAGCGGCGCGCGCACCAAGACGGCGACAAAGGCTAAAAGGTGTATGGCTCCCAGCCCGCAAATCCCCCAAAGCTTCAATTGCAGCTGCGCCGTGTTGTCTTGCTTTAATTGTTTAACAACTCGTTTAAACCAAAACAGCGCGGCGCTAAGCGGCAAGCCCACGAACAAAAGGCCATGCCAGGACAGGGGAGGGTTCTCGGGAAATTGCCATTGGGGCGCTACTGTCCACAGGTAAAGCCAGCCAAACAGCATCGACATAAACAGCGAGCCGTTGGCCAGCAGAGTAACTGTCATACCCCATAAGCCTGGCCCGTCATGGGTGCGCGAATGCAGTGGCGGGTCGCCCTCTACCACCTCGGCATTGGGAGCGGCTTTTGGGTGGGCGCCGTTTTCCCACGACCAGCGCAGCAAAAAAGCAACGCTTATCAGGGCGGCGACGATTGCGACACTGTATTGTTTGCTGAGCAGGCTAATGCACAAAGCTGCAGTGGCAAGGGCCGCCAAAAAAGGCAGCCAGCTATTGCCGGGCAGGTGAATAATTTCCCGCACTTTACCGGTTACCGGGTCAGAGCCCCAGGTCTCGCGGCGGCCGTGATCGATTGTGGCCAAGTCGTGGTGACCATGTTCAATGGTCGATTGCAGATCCGGGTTGTCCCACAGTGGGTGGCGCGTGGCGCACTCGGGCAGGGTGGCAAAGTTATAGGCGCTCGGTGGCAGCGATGTGGTCCACTCCAGGGTGTCTGCACCCCAGGGGTTGCGTTTAGCCCGTTCGCCAAAACGAAAATGCAGGACGATATCCAATAAACAGGTGGCCACCCCGGCGGCCATAATAAAGCTGCCCACCGAAGAGATAAGATTGGGCAAATCCCAGCCGAGACCTGGGTCAAAGGTGTACACCCGCCTGGGCATGCCCAATAGTCCGGTCACATGCATAATAATAAAAGTGATATTAAAGCCGATAAACATAAGCCAAAAGCCCCAGCGTGAAAGCAGGCGGTGGGGCATACGACCAGAGAAGTGCGGCAACCAGTAATAAATGCCCGCCATTAGCGGAAAGAGTACCCCGCCGACCAGCACAAAGTGAAAGTGCGCGACCACAAAATGGGTATCGTGCACCTGCCAGTCAAAGGGTACCAATGCGAGCATGACACCGGTCAGGCCGCCGGCGACAAAAACAAACAGAAACCCCAGTGCCCAAAGCATAGGTGGCTCGTAGGTTGGGCGCCCAGACCACAAAGTCGCCAGCCAGGCGAACACTTGAATAGCAGTAGGAATGGCAACCATCATGCTGGCGGCTGAGAAAAACGCCTGCGCCAGGTGAGGTATACCCACGGTAAACATATGGTGCACCCACAATCCAAAGCTGATAAACCCTGTGGTAATAATTGCCAGCACCACCCAGCGATAGCCGGCAATGGGCCGGCGCGCAAACACCGGCAATATGGTAG from the Gilvimarinus sp. DA14 genome contains:
- a CDS encoding glutathione peroxidase; this encodes MAKIHSFSINSLQREPIDFSQFDGKVLLLVNTASKCGFTPQYQGLQELHEKYKDDGLVVIGFPCNQFGEQEPGEADEIKNGCLVNYGVDFLITEKIDVNGPDAHPIFAYIKEACPGLMGNDIKWNFTKFLVARDGAPQRRYAPITKPKKLEGKIKRLLKGG
- the dld gene encoding D-lactate dehydrogenase; translation: MTDSSSANLVQQLQTLVGTSYVLTDAAKKQPYCKGFRFGAGEALAVVRPATLLEIWQVLKACVAADVAVIMQAANTGLTGGSTPDGKDYDRPLVIISTMRIDDIQLLDQGKQIVALAGSTLFGLEDKLAPYGREPHSVIGSSCIGASIVGGICNNSGGALVKRGPAYTELALYAQIGHDGELKLVNNLGLALGDTPEEVLTNLQQQNYNPGDVAVSTKRASDNEYEERVRDIDADTPSRFNNDARRLHEASGCAGKLAVFAVRLDTFPIAKKRQVFYVGTNDPQVFTQMRRDILSFKNLPDSGEYMNRTCYDVSKKYGKDTFVVIDNLGAKFIPKLFSLKRSVDRIAGKFSFLPSKLSDHIMQWMSYLWPNHLPQKMEDFREKYEHHWILEMSNDGVDEARAYLQTFFQNHEGDYFECTEKEGEKAILHRFAAGGAIGRYHTVKNKQFGSIMTIDVALRRNERDWYETLPPEIDNQIAVKLYYGHLFCHVMHQNYILKPGTDAKALKQKILESFDARGAEYPAEHNVGHEYIAKAPLKAFYQKLDPSNSFNPGIGKTSKLKYWGKPREAATQDSSPSQD
- a CDS encoding pectate lyase yields the protein MIKMILSLIALLCLSASTLAGPPSGRYVIISKLNGNALDVENFSNDNGANVMQWFAMGGANQQFDIQQLSDGSYSIRAAHNGKSLDLWEWNANDGAELRQWDYLGGDNQRWFIDDHGGGYFSITSKFSGKSLDVWEMNMFAGADVRLFSYWGGDGQLWTFQRVGDSSECYAGATLTHRFVDCGGKTIGLSCNGDSESQDPVLNLHNSSVRNVRLAANGGADGIHCEAGHCTLTDVVWEDVCEDAATNKAENGTMTIVGGWAYNSSGGYGGSPDKVFQHNSKNSTTFISGGFTTFGEHGKLWRSCGNCTNNGGPRNVYVYDVNIDSEIGSIVGVNRNYGDRAVIRNLRIRDYSSGDPKVCEEYQGVEKGSSSSKYGEYWNSASCDVSTSDVNPL
- a CDS encoding sugar phosphate isomerase/epimerase codes for the protein MRVRTTLKRFAMPLVVVLALALTSLAVSAHDSHKHDDERIFEGVSVQLWSVKDDVSNDVKGTLKQLADWGFDGVELAGNLGEFGKDAEAFKAYVDSLGLEISGAHVGFDQLTDEKFDATVAFYKTLGVEWLIVPADGRAWNNDGIKEIVADLNAMAKRLASHDMKIGYHNHQDEFNAYGDTTYWEYMADNTSADVILQLDISWAYFAGVDSAALIKKYGDRVRAAHIKAQMTTSADVMPEINKANPGSWGEKMGLVFAELNKATAADNGVNSIVGQDLVDWAAIIEAFKQTPKSTWLVVEQEVYPEGMTPMEAVKASKDGLMEIL
- the ctaD gene encoding cytochrome c oxidase subunit I, encoding MNRDDPQDAQDFHHQFNEVWGNPRGLLALTIVNHTTIGLRFMVTGGVFFLLGGLLAMLIRTQLALPGHDLLTPEIYNQVFTMHGTIMMFLFAVPVMEGFAIYLIPKMIGARDLVFPRLSAFGYWCYLFGGIILTSSLVMEIAPASGWFMYTPLSSSVYSPGPGSDFWLLGITFVEISAVSAGIELVVSIMRTRTRGMGLQHMPLFVWYILAMALMIVFGFPPLILGSILLELERAAGMPFFAVAGGGDPILWQHLFWLFGHPEVYILFLPAAGIISTILPVFARRPIAGYRWVVLAIITTGFISFGLWVHHMFTVGIPHLAQAFFSAASMMVAIPTAIQVFAWLATLWSGRPTYEPPMLWALGFLFVFVAGGLTGVMLALVPFDWQVHDTHFVVAHFHFVLVGGVLFPLMAGIYYWLPHFSGRMPHRLLSRWGFWLMFIGFNITFIIMHVTGLLGMPRRVYTFDPGLGWDLPNLISSVGSFIMAAGVATCLLDIVLHFRFGERAKRNPWGADTLEWTTSLPPSAYNFATLPECATRHPLWDNPDLQSTIEHGHHDLATIDHGRRETWGSDPVTGKVREIIHLPGNSWLPFLAALATAALCISLLSKQYSVAIVAALISVAFLLRWSWENGAHPKAAPNAEVVEGDPPLHSRTHDGPGLWGMTVTLLANGSLFMSMLFGWLYLWTVAPQWQFPENPPLSWHGLLFVGLPLSAALFWFKRVVKQLKQDNTAQLQLKLWGICGLGAIHLLAFVAVLVRAPLAPTQSAHDAIITVMLIYLFLHSTLAVVLCALQALRVRKGYVGKMAPYEPVVVEKWWVYTAAVFWITYVVVVILPPLWSLD
- a CDS encoding cytochrome c oxidase assembly protein, with amino-acid sequence MWPAVSWAHNPFTSPEQTATVLSAVVLLVYWLIYLVGCVKRRPSTRDWWLFNAGGLICVATVFGPLDHWAETNEAAHMVQHMLMMVVIAPLWVMARPIAQWQALSPSVTQWIVKPLGFVAQHPLLAAAIHGAVIWVWHIPRLYTLALDNLWWHAFEHFCFLLSAGLFWWAVLRSQQKNTGAALLALLATLMHTGFLGALMTFSQSSWYGSDRLLEHQQLAGLLMWVLGGVPYISTAFYLGWRGFKRLSYGE